A window from Sphingopyxis alaskensis RB2256 encodes these proteins:
- a CDS encoding RluA family pseudouridine synthase yields MNARKTPLDDAVIGEEDDGIRLDRWFKRHRPGTPHALLARWARSGQLTLDGRKADVSDRIAVGQRLVMPVPPVEAEARPARKDRPLTEADVALAESMLIHRDASAIVLNKLPGLATQGGTKTEHHVDGLLDALKYDAPVRPKLVHRLDKDTSGALLIARTPRAAAWFAKSFSNRSAKKTYWAIVVGVPDIAQGEIDLPLAKQPGSGGEKMHVHDSGLASKTRYRVIDRAGNSAAWVELQPLTGRTHQLRVHMAAIGHPIVGDGKYGGKGAFLTGTISRKLHLHSRRLRIDHPDGGVIDVSADVPDHFAASLDALGFDPLLGEVEIDDDARGPPPKASAKAAAKAYAKQIRKARRGERRGRTATSKPTDHVGKAKPKAKAKIAKPTGRKPAAKKPSAHPTRPRSHS; encoded by the coding sequence ATGAACGCGCGCAAGACGCCGCTCGACGACGCGGTCATAGGCGAAGAGGACGACGGCATTCGCCTCGACCGCTGGTTCAAGCGCCACCGGCCGGGGACGCCGCACGCGCTGCTCGCGCGCTGGGCACGGTCGGGGCAACTGACGCTCGACGGCAGGAAGGCCGATGTGTCCGACCGGATCGCGGTGGGACAGAGGCTCGTCATGCCTGTGCCGCCGGTCGAAGCCGAGGCGCGACCGGCGCGCAAGGACCGTCCGCTGACCGAAGCCGACGTCGCACTCGCCGAATCGATGCTGATCCACCGCGACGCGAGCGCCATCGTTCTCAACAAGCTGCCCGGCCTCGCGACGCAGGGGGGGACGAAGACCGAGCATCATGTCGACGGACTGCTTGACGCGCTGAAATATGACGCGCCGGTGCGCCCCAAGCTGGTCCACCGGCTCGACAAGGATACGTCCGGCGCGCTGCTGATCGCGCGCACCCCGCGCGCCGCGGCCTGGTTCGCCAAGAGCTTTTCGAACCGCAGCGCGAAGAAAACCTATTGGGCGATCGTCGTCGGCGTGCCCGACATCGCGCAGGGCGAGATTGACCTGCCGCTCGCCAAACAGCCGGGGTCGGGGGGCGAAAAGATGCACGTTCACGACAGCGGCCTTGCCTCGAAAACGCGCTATCGCGTGATCGACCGCGCGGGGAACAGTGCGGCGTGGGTGGAGCTGCAACCGCTGACGGGCCGTACGCACCAGTTGCGCGTCCATATGGCAGCGATCGGCCATCCGATCGTCGGTGACGGCAAATATGGCGGCAAGGGCGCCTTCCTGACCGGGACGATCAGCCGCAAGCTACACCTGCACAGCCGGCGGCTGCGCATCGACCATCCCGACGGCGGCGTGATCGACGTGAGCGCCGACGTGCCCGACCATTTCGCCGCGAGCCTCGACGCGCTCGGCTTCGACCCGCTCCTCGGCGAGGTCGAGATCGATGACGACGCCAGGGGACCGCCGCCGAAAGCTTCGGCAAAAGCCGCTGCCAAGGCGTATGCCAAGCAGATCCGCAAGGCACGGCGCGGCGAACGCCGCGGGCGCACCGCAACCAGCAAGCCGACCGACCATGTCGGCAAGGCCAAACCCAAGGCCAAGGCGAAAATCGCCAAGCCGACGGGACGCAAGCCCGCCGCGAAAAAGCCGTCGGCGCACCCCACGCGACCGCGCTCGCACAGTTGA
- a CDS encoding ATP12 family chaperone protein, translated as MKRFWKEVTVVAEGVGWSIALDGRPVRTPQRATLMVASAALAEAIAAEWDDVGETIDPAAMPMTGLANAAIDLAAPDLTAFAAPIAAYATSDLLCYRDARDATLQAEQAAAWNPLLAWAEERYGVEFALTQGVIPVDQPAATVAALRDAAFAQDQWRITALTPLVTIGGSLVAGLALIENAFDADALWQAVSLDELYQERRWGADGEAQKARAAKQRDWDNAARFLGLL; from the coding sequence GTGAAGCGCTTCTGGAAAGAGGTGACCGTCGTCGCCGAGGGCGTCGGCTGGAGCATCGCGCTCGACGGGCGGCCGGTGCGCACGCCGCAGCGCGCGACGCTGATGGTTGCGAGCGCGGCACTGGCCGAAGCGATCGCGGCCGAATGGGACGACGTCGGCGAAACGATCGATCCCGCCGCGATGCCGATGACGGGACTGGCCAACGCCGCGATCGACCTCGCCGCGCCCGACCTCACCGCCTTTGCCGCGCCGATCGCGGCCTATGCGACGAGCGACCTTCTCTGCTACCGCGACGCGCGCGACGCGACGTTGCAGGCCGAACAGGCGGCGGCGTGGAACCCGCTGCTCGCCTGGGCCGAGGAACGCTACGGCGTCGAGTTCGCGCTGACACAGGGCGTGATTCCGGTCGACCAGCCCGCCGCAACCGTCGCGGCGCTGCGGGATGCCGCGTTCGCGCAGGACCAGTGGCGGATCACGGCGCTGACTCCGCTGGTGACGATCGGCGGTTCGCTCGTCGCGGGGCTGGCGCTCATCGAAAACGCCTTCGACGCCGACGCCTTGTGGCAGGCGGTCAGCCTCGATGAGCTGTATCAGGAACGCCGCTGGGGCGCCGACGGCGAAGCACAGAAAGCGCGCGCGGCGAAGCAGCGCGACTGGGACAATGCGGCCCGGTTCCTGGGTCTGCTTTAG
- the crcB gene encoding fluoride efflux transporter CrcB, whose translation MNSLFPVMVGGAVGAGARHLVGQAMLARFGPGFPWWTLSVNIVGSLAMGLLIGLLARSGTGGETTRLFVGVGMLGGFTTFSSFSMEFWLLFERGQSVQAGLYVVASVVGALLACGAGMILIRQLPA comes from the coding sequence ATGAACAGCCTGTTTCCCGTCATGGTTGGTGGCGCGGTCGGCGCCGGAGCCCGCCACCTGGTCGGGCAGGCGATGCTCGCGCGGTTCGGCCCCGGCTTTCCGTGGTGGACGCTTTCCGTCAATATCGTCGGCAGTCTTGCCATGGGGCTGCTGATCGGACTGCTTGCGCGCAGCGGCACGGGCGGCGAGACGACACGGCTGTTCGTCGGAGTCGGCATGTTGGGTGGATTCACGACCTTCTCCAGCTTCAGCATGGAGTTCTGGCTGCTGTTCGAACGGGGGCAGAGTGTTCAGGCGGGCCTTTATGTGGTCGCATCGGTCGTCGGGGCGCTGCTGGCCTGCGGTGCCGGCATGATCCTGATCCGGCAGCTTCCGGCATGA
- a CDS encoding magnesium and cobalt transport protein CorA: protein MPIMAARVYHRGKLVRDLGPHEALPEDCDPGDFFWLGLFAPTPEELSSIAKRFGLHPLAVEDALKANQLPKVEVYGDQLFVVARTATLDGEAIHAGETALFLGRHFLVSVRHGSARAHTDVRARLESLPAKLAHGPDYVLYAVLDFIVDGYFPVIDAIEDRMLGVEDRVMDTPLSAADIRHLYKQRHEIIRFQRLVGMMKEVAARLANGDELPAIDPVVRPFFRDVWDHVQRAEYRLAGLRDIAVSVIETNGMLEQQRQGAITRQLAAWAAILAVPTAIAGIYGMNFDYMPELRWPFGYPLIVGGMTAICLTLYWRFKRIGWL from the coding sequence ATGCCGATCATGGCCGCTCGCGTTTATCATCGGGGCAAGCTGGTCCGCGACCTGGGGCCGCACGAAGCGTTGCCCGAGGATTGCGATCCCGGCGATTTCTTCTGGCTCGGCCTGTTTGCGCCAACCCCCGAAGAGCTGTCGAGCATCGCGAAACGCTTTGGCCTTCACCCGCTCGCGGTCGAAGATGCGCTGAAGGCGAACCAGCTGCCAAAGGTCGAGGTTTATGGTGACCAGCTATTCGTCGTCGCGCGCACCGCCACGCTCGACGGCGAGGCGATCCACGCGGGCGAAACCGCATTGTTCCTTGGTCGGCATTTTCTCGTGAGCGTTCGCCACGGATCGGCGCGCGCGCACACCGACGTTCGTGCCCGGCTCGAAAGCCTGCCCGCCAAGCTCGCGCATGGACCCGATTATGTGCTCTACGCGGTGCTCGATTTCATCGTCGACGGCTATTTCCCGGTGATCGACGCGATCGAGGATCGTATGCTGGGCGTCGAGGACCGGGTGATGGACACGCCGCTCAGCGCCGCGGACATTCGCCATCTCTACAAACAAAGGCACGAAATCATCCGTTTCCAGCGGCTCGTCGGGATGATGAAGGAAGTCGCGGCGCGGCTGGCCAATGGCGACGAATTGCCCGCGATCGACCCCGTCGTGCGCCCCTTTTTCCGTGACGTCTGGGACCATGTCCAGCGTGCCGAATATCGTCTGGCGGGGCTGCGCGACATTGCGGTGTCGGTGATCGAAACCAACGGGATGCTCGAACAACAACGCCAGGGCGCGATCACCCGCCAGCTCGCGGCGTGGGCTGCGATCCTCGCGGTTCCGACCGCGATCGCAGGCATTTATGGGATGAACTTCGACTATATGCCCGAACTTCGCTGGCCCTTCGGCTATCCGCTGATCGTCGGCGGCATGACCGCGATCTG
- a CDS encoding IS5-like element ISSpal2 family transposase, whose product MRGDDIGTERLFSYVSCEARVSASHPLRPIRAIVDEVLEVLPADFEGMYAKTGRPSIAPGKLLRALLLQAFYSIRSERQLMEQMDYNLLFRRFVGLSMDAAVWDASVFTKNRDRLLEGDVATRFLAAVVAQARGRDLLSDEHFSVDGTLIDAWASMKSFRPRDDGEGPAGAGRNAERDFRGEKRSNQTHASTTDPEAKLYRKANGQSSRMAFMGHGLMENRNGLVVGALVTQATGTAEREAALVLVDELKATGRITLGADKAYDARAFVQALRARKVTPHIARNEQINQAGERRRRSAIDGRTTRHPGYAISLAVRKRIEEVFGWARTVGGPRKTRHKGTDRVGQAFTLTAATCNLVRLPKPMVAA is encoded by the coding sequence ATGCGGGGGGACGACATTGGGACGGAGAGGCTGTTTTCCTATGTGAGTTGCGAGGCTCGGGTTTCTGCGAGCCATCCGCTTCGGCCGATCCGGGCGATTGTCGATGAAGTGCTGGAGGTGCTGCCGGCCGATTTTGAGGGGATGTACGCGAAGACGGGGCGTCCCTCGATCGCGCCTGGGAAGCTGCTGCGCGCGTTGCTGCTACAAGCCTTTTATTCGATCCGATCGGAACGCCAGTTGATGGAGCAGATGGACTACAATCTGCTGTTCCGCCGGTTCGTGGGTCTGTCGATGGATGCGGCGGTTTGGGACGCCTCGGTGTTCACCAAGAACCGTGATCGGCTTCTGGAAGGCGATGTGGCGACCAGGTTCCTCGCCGCGGTCGTGGCGCAGGCCCGAGGCCGCGATCTCCTTTCAGACGAGCATTTCTCGGTGGACGGCACGCTGATCGACGCCTGGGCTTCGATGAAGAGCTTCCGCCCCAGGGATGATGGCGAGGGACCGGCGGGGGCCGGGCGCAATGCCGAACGCGACTTTCGCGGCGAGAAGCGGTCGAACCAGACGCATGCCTCGACCACCGATCCCGAAGCGAAGCTCTATCGCAAGGCCAACGGTCAGTCGTCGCGCATGGCCTTCATGGGGCATGGGCTAATGGAGAACCGCAATGGCCTGGTGGTCGGCGCGCTCGTCACTCAGGCCACAGGCACCGCCGAACGTGAGGCGGCACTGGTTTTGGTCGATGAACTCAAAGCCACCGGCCGCATCACCCTGGGCGCGGACAAGGCTTACGACGCACGCGCGTTCGTTCAGGCTCTGCGCGCCCGCAAGGTCACGCCGCATATCGCTCGCAACGAGCAGATCAACCAGGCCGGTGAACGACGACGCAGAAGCGCCATCGACGGTCGCACCACCCGCCATCCCGGCTACGCCATCAGCTTGGCGGTTCGCAAGCGGATCGAAGAAGTGTTCGGTTGGGCCAGGACCGTCGGTGGCCCGCGTAAAACGCGCCACAAGGGCACCGATCGCGTCGGCCAGGCTTTCACCTTGACCGCCGCCACCTGCAACCTCGTCCGGCTGCCGAAGCCAATGGTGGCCGCATGA
- a CDS encoding thermonuclease family protein → MMRRPSPPARLVWRKRLRAAGAALLLAGLAFAAWFARPLPTRSVPLVQVIDGDSLIVRHDGARVTIRLTGIDAVEYRQACARAGTPWPCGREARQALERLAGRGPLHCTLSSRDRYGRTLASCRTAPFPEGVDLGAEMVRQGWAVASDSDYRSEEAAAEAARRGIWQGEFSAPADWRVAHERPAKADAIPGA, encoded by the coding sequence ATGATGCGGCGCCCCTCTCCTCCCGCCCGGCTGGTCTGGCGCAAACGGCTTCGCGCCGCCGGGGCGGCGCTGCTGCTCGCGGGGCTGGCGTTCGCTGCCTGGTTCGCGCGGCCGTTGCCCACCCGATCGGTGCCACTGGTGCAGGTGATCGACGGCGACAGCCTGATCGTCCGACACGATGGCGCGCGCGTGACGATCCGGCTGACAGGGATTGATGCGGTCGAATATCGACAGGCCTGCGCGCGCGCCGGAACCCCATGGCCGTGCGGGCGCGAAGCGCGGCAGGCGCTCGAGCGGCTTGCGGGGCGCGGGCCGCTGCACTGCACGCTGTCGTCGAGGGACCGATATGGCCGTACGCTCGCGAGCTGCCGGACCGCGCCCTTTCCCGAAGGCGTCGATCTGGGCGCCGAAATGGTCCGGCAGGGTTGGGCGGTTGCGAGCGACAGCGACTATCGCAGCGAAGAAGCCGCTGCCGAGGCTGCCCGGCGCGGCATCTGGCAGGGCGAGTTTAGCGCGCCCGCCGACTGGCGCGTCGCGCACGAGCGCCCCGCGAAGGCCGACGCGATCCCCGGCGCATAG
- a CDS encoding winged helix DNA-binding protein produces the protein MMDHGVEPWFGPSDDGDGFGGAFPAAPMGGTIARGVASPMLLVGAPGDWLGQAAHAEVRLVSALAPPRAAAYIRQVVMLDIVWLAAAETIGSPTFAEICAAIEQRGCALVCETTLAALDRVAAAIPASVDVQLLVDADPADKLVALAAARRTRFAELNDVSRDDAMESIDRLQEEVARIARTLGDLAARQGGLPGAPTGFAPRGGDVDFVGQLRSPARDFAAMPRSFVPEERTLDRQRAKQVRRMLRQRRMREQYFPADLFADPAWDMLLDLYAARLERQPVSVSSLCIAAAVPATTALRWIKTMTDAGLFLREQDPHDGRRIFIALAEGAFDALSRYFEALDE, from the coding sequence ATGATGGATCATGGAGTGGAGCCTTGGTTCGGCCCGTCGGACGACGGCGACGGTTTTGGCGGGGCGTTTCCGGCGGCGCCGATGGGTGGGACGATTGCCCGCGGCGTCGCGTCGCCGATGCTGCTCGTCGGGGCGCCGGGCGACTGGCTCGGGCAGGCGGCGCATGCCGAGGTGCGCCTCGTCAGCGCGCTCGCGCCGCCGCGCGCGGCGGCCTATATCCGCCAGGTCGTGATGCTCGACATCGTCTGGCTCGCGGCGGCCGAAACGATCGGATCCCCGACCTTTGCCGAAATCTGTGCGGCGATCGAGCAGCGCGGCTGCGCGCTCGTCTGCGAAACCACCTTGGCGGCGCTCGACCGGGTGGCCGCCGCGATTCCGGCATCGGTCGATGTTCAGTTGCTCGTCGATGCCGACCCGGCCGACAAGCTCGTCGCGCTCGCGGCGGCGCGGCGCACGCGCTTTGCCGAGCTAAACGACGTGTCGCGCGATGATGCGATGGAAAGCATCGACCGGCTGCAGGAAGAGGTGGCGCGCATCGCGCGGACGCTGGGCGACCTCGCGGCGCGGCAAGGTGGATTGCCCGGCGCTCCGACCGGCTTCGCGCCGCGCGGGGGTGACGTCGATTTTGTCGGGCAGCTTCGTTCGCCCGCGCGCGATTTTGCCGCCATGCCGCGCAGCTTCGTGCCCGAGGAGCGGACGCTCGACCGCCAGCGCGCCAAGCAGGTACGGCGAATGCTGCGCCAGCGGCGGATGCGCGAACAATATTTCCCCGCCGACCTGTTCGCCGATCCGGCGTGGGACATGCTGCTCGACCTGTATGCCGCTCGGCTCGAACGCCAGCCCGTCTCGGTGTCGAGCCTCTGCATCGCCGCCGCGGTTCCCGCGACCACCGCGCTGCGCTGGATCAAGACGATGACCGATGCGGGATTGTTCCTGCGTGAACAGGATCCCCACGACGGCCGCCGCATCTTCATCGCGCTGGCTGAGGGCGCGTTCGACGCGCTTTCCCGCTATTTCGAGGCACTCGACGAATAG